A single Diceros bicornis minor isolate mBicDic1 chromosome 7, mDicBic1.mat.cur, whole genome shotgun sequence DNA region contains:
- the FZD4 gene encoding frizzled-4 codes for MAWRGAGSSVPGAPGGVGLSLRLLLLLLLLLGPARGFGDEEERRCDPIRISMCQNLGYNVTKMPNLVGHELQTDAELQLTTFTPLIQYGCSSQLQFFLCSVYVPMCTEKINIPIGPCGGMCLSVKRRCEPVLKEFGFAWPESLNCSKFPPQNDHNHMCMEGPGDEEVPLPHKTPIQPGEECHSVGANSDQYIWVKRSLNCVLKCGYDAGLYSRSAKEFTDIWMAVWASLCFISTAFTVLTFLIDSSRFSYPERPIIFLSMCYNIYSIAYIVRLTVGRERISCDFEEAAEPVLIQEGLKNTGCAIIFLLMYFFGMASSIWWVILTLTWFLAAGLKWGHEAIEMHSSYFHIAAWAIPAVKTIVILIMRLVDADELTGLCYVGNQNLDALTGFVVAPLFTYLVIGTLFIAAGLVALFKIRSNLQKDGTKTDKLERLMVKIGVFSVLYTVPATCVIACYFYEISNWALFRYSADDSNMAVEMLKIFMSLLVGITSGMWIWSAKTLHTWQKCSNRLVNSGKVKREKRGNGWVKPGKGNETVV; via the exons ATGGCCTGGCGGGGCGCGGGGTCGAGCGTCCCGGGGGCGCCCGGGGGCGTCGGTCTCAGTCtgcggctgctgctgctgttgctgctactCCTGGGGCCGGCGCGGGGCTTCGGGGACGAGGAGGAGCGGCGGTGCGACCCCATCCGCATCTCCATGTGCCAGAACCTGGGCTACAACGTGACCAAGATGCCCAACCTGGTGGGGCACGAGCTGCAGACGGACGCCGAGCTGCAGCTGACAACGTTCACGCCTCTCATCCAGTACGGCTGCTCCAGCCAGCTGCAG TTCTTCCTTTGTTCGGTTTATGTGCCAATGTGCACAGAGAAGATCAACATCCCCATCGGCCCGTGCGGCGGCATGTGTCTTTCAGTCAAGAGACGCTGTGAACCTGTCCTGAAGGAATTTGGATTTGCCTGGCCGGAGAGCCTGAACTGCAGCAAATTCCCGCCACAGAATGACCACAACCACATGTGCATGGAAGGGCCGGGTGACGAGGAGGTGCCGTTACCCCACAAAACCCCCATCCAGCCTGGGGAAGAGTGCCATTCCGTGGGAGCCAATTCCGATCAGTACATCTGGGTGAAAAGGAGCCTGAACTGCGTTCTCAAGTGTGGCTACGATGCTGGCTTGTACAGCCGCTCGGCCAAGGAGTTCACCGATATCTGGATGGCAGTGTGGGCCAGCCTGTGCTTCATCTCCACCGCCTTCACGGTGCTGACTTTCCTCATCGATTCTtccaggttttcctaccctgagCGCCCCATCATATTTCTCAGTATGTGCTATAATATTTATAGCATTGCTTATATTGTCAGGCTGACTGTAGGCCGGGAAAGGATATCCTGCGATTTTGAAGAGGCAGCAGAACCTGTTCTCATCCAAGAAGGACTTAAGAACACAGGATGTGCAATCATTTTCTTGCTGATGTACTTTTTTGGAATGGCCAGTTCCATCTGGTGGGTTATTCTGACACTCACTTGGTTCTTGGCAGCCGGACTCAAATGGGGTCATGAAGCCATTGAAATGCACAGCTCTTATTTCCACATTGCAGCCTGGGCCATCCCTGCAGTGAAAACCATTGTCATCTTGATTATGAGACTAGTGGATGCTGATGAACTAACTGGCCTGTGCTATGTTGGGAACCAAAACCTTGATGCCCTCACGGGGTTTGTGgtggctcctctcttcacttacTTAGTAATCGGAACTTTGTTCATTGCTGCGGGTTTGGTGGCCTTGTTCAAAATTCGGTCAAATCTTCAAAAGGATGGGACAAAGACGGACAAGTTGGAAAGGCTGATGGTCAAGATTGGGGTCTTCTCAGTCCTGTACACAGTTCCTGCAACCTGTGTGATTGCCTGTTATTTCTACGAAATCTCCAACTGGGCTCTCTTCCGGTATTCTGCAGATGACTCCAATATGGCAGTTGAAATGTTGAAAATTTTTATGTCTTTGCTGGTGGGCATCACTTCGGGCATGTGGATTTGGTCTGCCAAAACTCTTCACACGTGGCAGAAGTGTTCCAACAGATTGGTGAATTCTGGGaaggtaaagagagaaaagagagggaatgGTTGGGTGAAGCCTGGGAAAGGCAATGAAACTGTAGTATAA